In Streptomyces seoulensis, the following are encoded in one genomic region:
- a CDS encoding HNH endonuclease family protein — MKRLWGGAVTAMAVMTAVTGCKAEEVKGSSGAEPTGAKGAALSAVDSLDVKGRAPKTGYSRERFGSAWADTDSNSCDTRDDILKRDLKEVKFSGGKCKVTFGVLEPDPYSGKTVTYRRGRSLVDIDHVVALSDAWQKGAKYWDSSKRIALANDPLNLIAVDASTNRGKGDGDTASWVPPATKYRCTYVAAQVAVKKKYDLWVTSAEKSAMKKILTSCPAQKLPAGGNPTNAPSRFRAR; from the coding sequence GTGAAGCGTCTGTGGGGCGGGGCAGTCACCGCCATGGCCGTGATGACCGCCGTGACGGGCTGCAAGGCCGAGGAGGTCAAGGGCTCGTCCGGCGCGGAGCCGACGGGCGCCAAGGGTGCAGCCCTGAGCGCCGTCGACTCCCTGGACGTCAAGGGCCGTGCGCCGAAGACCGGTTACTCCCGTGAGCGCTTCGGCAGCGCCTGGGCCGACACCGACTCCAACTCCTGCGACACCCGGGACGACATCCTCAAGCGCGACCTGAAGGAGGTGAAGTTCAGCGGAGGCAAGTGCAAGGTCACCTTCGGCGTACTGGAGCCCGACCCCTACTCCGGCAAGACGGTCACCTACCGGCGCGGCCGCAGCCTGGTCGACATCGACCATGTCGTCGCCCTCTCGGACGCCTGGCAGAAGGGCGCCAAGTACTGGGACAGCAGCAAGCGCATAGCCCTGGCCAACGACCCCCTGAACCTCATCGCGGTCGACGCGAGCACCAATCGCGGCAAGGGCGACGGCGACACCGCGAGCTGGGTCCCCCCGGCGACGAAGTACCGCTGCACCTACGTCGCCGCCCAGGTCGCCGTGAAGAAGAAGTACGACCTCTGGGTCACCTCGGCCGAGAAGTCCGCGATGAAGAAGATCCTCACCTCCTGTCCCGCCCAGAAACTCCCCGCCGGCGGCAACCCCACCAACGCCCCGTCCCGCTTCCGGGCCCGCTGA
- the mfd gene encoding transcription-repair coupling factor, translating into MSLHGLLDAVVKDPALAEAITAATDGNRPHIDLVGPPAARPFAIAALARDTTRPVLAVTATGREAEDLAAALRSLLPPEGVVEYPSWETLPHERLSPRSDTVGRRLAVLRRLAHPRPDDPETGPVSVVVAPVRSVLQPQVKGLGDLEPVSLRTGQTADLNEIVEALAAAAYARVELVEKRGEFAVRGGILDVFPPTEEHPLRIEFWGDDVEEIRYFKVADQRSLEVADHGLWAPPCRELLLTDEVRERARVLAEEHPELGELLGKIAEGIAVEGMESLAPVLVDDMELLLDVLPKNAMAVVCDPERVRTRASDLVATSQEFLQASWAASAGGGEAPIDVGAASLWSIADVRDRARELDMMWWSVSPFAADEELGGDTLKLGMRAPETYRGDTARALADTKGWLSDGWRTVFLTEGHGPASRTVEVLGGEGIAARLDADLDELSPSVVHVSCGSIDHGFVDPALQLAVLTETDLTGQKAAGREGARMPARRRKAIDPLTLESGDYIVHEQHGVGRYIEMVQRTVQGATREYLVVEYAPAKRGQPGDRLYIPTDQLEQITKYVGGEAPTLHRLGGADWTKTKARAKKAVKEIAADLIRLYSARMAAPGHAFGGDTPWQRELEDAFPYAETPDQLTTIAEVKEDMEKSVPMDRLICGDVGYGKTEIAVRAAFKAVQDGKQVAVLVPTTLLVQQHFGTFSERYSQFPVTVRALSRFQTETEAKAVLEGLKDGSVDIVIGTHRLFSSETKFKDLGLVIVDEEQRFGVEHKEQLKKLRANVDVLTMSATPIPRTLEMAVTGIREMSTITTPPEERHPVLTFVGPYEERQIGAAIRRELLREGQVFYIHNRVESIDRAAAKLREIVPEARIATAHGQMSEQALEQVVVDFWEKKFDVLVSTTIVESGIDISNANTLIVERGDNFGLSQLHQLRGRVGRGRERGYAYFLYPPEKPLTETAHERLATIAQHTEMGAGMYVAMKDLEIRGAGNLLGGEQSGHIAGVGFDLYMRMVGEAVADYRRQLETGEPGAGGAEEAPLEVKIELPVDAHVPHDYAPGERLRLQAYRSIASANSEEDIKAVREELTDRYGKLPEPVENLLLVAGLRMLARACGVGEIVLQGPNIRFAPVELRESQELRLKRLYPGSVIKPTAHQVLVPRPKTAKVGGKPLVGRELLGWVGEFLASILGS; encoded by the coding sequence ATGAGCCTGCACGGTCTGCTCGACGCCGTCGTCAAGGACCCCGCCCTCGCGGAAGCGATCACCGCGGCCACGGACGGCAACCGCCCCCACATCGACCTCGTAGGCCCCCCGGCGGCCCGCCCCTTCGCGATCGCCGCCCTCGCCCGCGACACCACCCGCCCGGTACTCGCGGTGACCGCGACCGGGCGGGAGGCCGAGGACCTGGCGGCAGCGCTCCGCTCCCTGCTGCCCCCCGAGGGCGTCGTGGAGTACCCCTCCTGGGAGACCCTCCCGCACGAACGCCTCAGCCCGCGCAGCGACACCGTGGGCCGCCGCCTGGCCGTACTGCGCCGCCTGGCCCACCCCCGCCCCGACGACCCCGAGACCGGCCCCGTATCCGTCGTCGTCGCCCCCGTGCGCTCCGTACTCCAGCCGCAGGTCAAGGGCCTGGGCGACCTGGAACCCGTATCCCTGCGCACCGGCCAGACCGCCGACCTGAACGAGATCGTGGAAGCCCTCGCCGCCGCGGCGTACGCGCGCGTGGAGCTGGTCGAGAAGCGCGGCGAGTTCGCCGTACGCGGCGGCATCCTGGACGTGTTCCCGCCCACCGAGGAACACCCCCTGCGCATCGAGTTCTGGGGCGACGACGTAGAGGAGATCCGCTACTTCAAGGTCGCCGACCAGCGCTCCCTGGAGGTCGCCGACCACGGCCTGTGGGCCCCGCCCTGCCGCGAACTGCTTCTCACCGACGAGGTGCGCGAGCGCGCGCGTGTCCTCGCCGAGGAACACCCCGAGCTGGGCGAACTGCTCGGCAAGATCGCCGAGGGCATCGCCGTCGAGGGCATGGAGTCCCTCGCCCCCGTCCTCGTCGACGACATGGAACTGCTCCTCGACGTCCTCCCGAAGAACGCGATGGCCGTGGTCTGCGACCCGGAGCGGGTCCGTACCCGCGCCTCCGACCTCGTCGCCACCTCGCAGGAGTTCCTCCAGGCGTCCTGGGCGGCCAGTGCCGGCGGCGGCGAGGCGCCCATCGACGTCGGCGCGGCTTCCCTGTGGTCCATCGCGGACGTGCGGGACCGCGCGCGCGAGCTGGACATGATGTGGTGGTCCGTCTCGCCGTTCGCCGCCGACGAGGAGCTGGGCGGCGACACCCTCAAGCTGGGCATGCGCGCCCCCGAGACCTACCGCGGCGACACCGCCCGCGCCCTCGCCGACACCAAGGGCTGGCTCTCCGACGGCTGGCGCACGGTGTTCCTCACCGAGGGCCACGGCCCCGCCTCCCGCACCGTCGAGGTGCTCGGCGGCGAGGGCATCGCGGCCCGCCTCGACGCCGACCTGGACGAGCTGAGCCCGTCCGTCGTCCACGTCTCCTGCGGCTCGATCGACCACGGCTTCGTGGACCCGGCGCTCCAGCTCGCCGTCCTCACCGAGACCGACCTGACCGGGCAGAAGGCCGCCGGCCGCGAGGGCGCCCGCATGCCCGCCCGCCGCCGCAAGGCCATCGACCCGCTCACCCTCGAATCGGGCGACTACATCGTCCACGAGCAGCACGGCGTCGGCCGCTACATCGAGATGGTGCAGCGCACCGTCCAGGGCGCCACCCGCGAGTACCTCGTCGTCGAGTACGCCCCCGCCAAGCGAGGCCAGCCCGGCGACCGGCTGTACATCCCCACCGACCAGCTGGAGCAGATCACCAAGTACGTCGGCGGCGAGGCCCCCACCCTGCACCGCCTGGGCGGCGCCGACTGGACGAAGACCAAGGCGCGCGCCAAGAAGGCCGTCAAGGAGATCGCCGCCGACCTGATCCGGCTCTACAGCGCCCGCATGGCCGCCCCCGGCCACGCCTTCGGCGGCGACACCCCCTGGCAGCGCGAGCTGGAGGACGCCTTCCCGTACGCGGAGACCCCCGACCAGCTCACCACCATCGCCGAGGTCAAGGAGGACATGGAGAAGTCCGTCCCCATGGACCGCCTGATCTGCGGCGACGTCGGCTACGGCAAGACCGAGATCGCCGTGCGCGCCGCCTTCAAGGCCGTCCAGGACGGCAAGCAGGTCGCCGTCCTGGTGCCCACCACCCTGCTGGTGCAGCAGCACTTCGGCACGTTCTCCGAGCGGTACTCGCAGTTCCCGGTCACGGTGCGCGCCCTGTCCCGCTTCCAGACCGAGACCGAGGCCAAGGCCGTCCTGGAGGGGCTCAAGGACGGCTCGGTGGACATCGTCATCGGCACCCACCGCCTGTTCTCCTCCGAGACCAAGTTCAAGGACCTCGGCCTGGTCATCGTCGACGAGGAACAGCGCTTCGGCGTCGAGCACAAGGAACAGCTCAAGAAGCTGCGCGCCAACGTGGACGTCCTCACCATGTCCGCCACGCCCATCCCGCGCACCCTGGAGATGGCGGTCACCGGCATCCGCGAGATGTCCACCATCACCACCCCGCCCGAGGAGCGCCACCCGGTCCTCACCTTCGTCGGCCCCTACGAGGAGCGGCAGATCGGCGCCGCCATCCGCCGTGAACTCCTGCGCGAGGGCCAGGTCTTCTACATCCACAACCGGGTCGAGTCCATCGACCGCGCGGCCGCCAAGCTCCGCGAGATCGTCCCCGAGGCGCGCATCGCCACGGCCCACGGCCAGATGTCGGAGCAGGCCCTGGAGCAGGTCGTGGTGGACTTCTGGGAGAAGAAGTTCGACGTCCTGGTCTCCACCACGATCGTGGAGTCCGGCATCGACATCTCCAACGCCAATACCCTGATCGTGGAGCGCGGCGACAACTTCGGCCTCTCCCAGCTGCACCAGCTGCGCGGCCGCGTCGGCCGGGGCCGCGAGCGCGGGTACGCCTACTTCCTGTACCCGCCGGAGAAGCCGCTCACCGAGACCGCGCACGAGCGGCTCGCGACCATCGCCCAGCACACCGAGATGGGCGCCGGCATGTACGTCGCCATGAAGGACCTGGAGATCCGCGGCGCGGGCAACCTGCTCGGTGGCGAGCAGTCCGGCCACATCGCGGGCGTCGGCTTCGATCTGTACATGCGCATGGTGGGCGAGGCCGTGGCCGACTACCGGCGCCAGTTGGAGACAGGGGAGCCTGGGGCGGGAGGCGCGGAAGAGGCGCCGCTCGAGGTCAAGATCGAGCTGCCGGTCGACGCGCACGTCCCGCACGACTACGCGCCGGGCGAGCGGTTGCGCCTCCAGGCGTACCGGTCCATCGCCTCCGCCAACTCGGAGGAGGACATCAAGGCCGTCCGCGAGGAACTCACCGACCGCTACGGCAAGTTGCCCGAGCCGGTGGAGAACCTGCTGCTCGTCGCCGGTCTGCGCATGCTCGCGCGGGCCTGCGGGGTCGGCGAGATCGTCCTCCAGGGTCCCAACATCCGCTTCGCACCGGTGGAGTTGCGCGAGTCGCAGGAGCTGCGGCTGAAGCGGCTGTACCCGGGCTCGGTCATCAAGCCGACCGCGCACCAGGTGCTGGTGCCGCGCCCCAAGACGGCCAAGGTCGGCGGCAAGCCGCTGGTCGGCCGGGAACTCCTGGGCTGGGTCGGGGAGTTCCTGGCGTCGATCCTGGGGTCCTGA
- a CDS encoding TetR/AcrR family transcriptional regulator gives MSPSNSTSADRRTYHHGDLRRAVLSAALDVIAADGPGALSLRDLARRAGVSHAAPAHHFKDRTGLLTAIAAEGFGLLADALREAPGLREAGVRYVRFAREHPAHFQVMFSPELLRAEDLELTTARALAGDALNQAVAGVDPGDRGPDARLAGMAAWSLAHGYATLLLGHNLDSRMGEEDPEDTFRALTAMLFHSAAD, from the coding sequence ATGAGCCCCTCGAACTCCACGTCCGCGGACCGGCGGACGTACCACCACGGCGATCTGCGCCGGGCCGTGCTGTCCGCCGCGCTCGACGTCATCGCCGCCGACGGCCCCGGCGCGCTGAGTCTGCGTGACCTCGCCCGCCGCGCCGGGGTCTCGCACGCGGCGCCCGCGCACCACTTCAAGGACCGGACCGGACTGCTCACCGCGATAGCCGCCGAGGGGTTCGGCCTGCTCGCGGACGCCCTGCGGGAGGCTCCCGGCCTGCGCGAGGCCGGTGTGCGGTACGTCCGCTTCGCCCGCGAGCACCCCGCGCACTTCCAGGTGATGTTCAGCCCGGAGCTGCTGCGCGCCGAGGACCTGGAGCTGACCACCGCCCGCGCCCTGGCCGGTGACGCCCTGAACCAGGCGGTCGCCGGCGTCGACCCCGGCGACCGGGGCCCCGACGCCCGGCTGGCCGGGATGGCCGCCTGGTCACTGGCCCACGGCTACGCCACGCTGCTCCTCGGCCACAACCTCGACAGCCGGATGGGAGAGGAGGACCCGGAGGACACGTTCCGCGCGCTCACCGCGATGCTGTTCCATTCGGCGGCCGACTGA
- a CDS encoding ABC transporter ATP-binding protein — translation MTSAVTIPRHGGTGGPTAVAARARQVVKAYGAGETRVVALDHVDVDIARGQFTAIMGPSGSGKSTLMHCLAGLDTVTGGQIYLDETEITGLKDKKLTRLRRDRIGFIFQAYNLLPTLNALENITLPMDIAGRKPDKAWLDRVVETVGLKDRLRHRPTQLSGGQQQRVAVARALAARPEIIFGDEPTGNLDSRAGAEVLGFLRRSVDELGQTIVMVTHDPVAASYADRVLYLADGRIVDEMLKPTAEQVLDRMKDFDARGRTS, via the coding sequence GTGACATCGGCTGTGACCATTCCCAGGCACGGGGGCACTGGAGGGCCTACGGCCGTCGCCGCACGAGCGCGGCAGGTCGTGAAGGCTTACGGGGCCGGGGAGACCCGCGTCGTCGCCCTCGACCATGTCGACGTGGACATCGCCCGCGGCCAGTTCACCGCGATCATGGGCCCCTCCGGGTCCGGCAAGTCCACCCTGATGCACTGCCTCGCCGGTCTGGACACCGTGACCGGCGGTCAGATCTACCTGGACGAGACCGAGATCACCGGCCTGAAGGACAAGAAGCTCACCCGGCTGCGCCGCGACCGGATCGGCTTCATCTTCCAGGCGTACAACCTGCTGCCGACGCTGAACGCGCTGGAGAACATCACGCTCCCCATGGACATCGCCGGCCGCAAGCCCGACAAGGCGTGGCTGGACCGGGTCGTGGAGACCGTCGGGCTCAAGGACCGGCTCCGGCACCGGCCCACCCAGCTCTCCGGCGGCCAGCAGCAGCGCGTCGCCGTGGCCCGCGCGCTCGCCGCCCGGCCGGAGATCATCTTCGGCGACGAGCCCACCGGCAACCTCGACTCCCGCGCCGGCGCCGAGGTCCTCGGCTTCCTGCGCCGCTCGGTGGACGAGCTGGGCCAGACCATCGTCATGGTCACCCACGACCCCGTCGCCGCCTCCTACGCGGACCGCGTGCTCTACCTGGCCGACGGCAGGATCGTGGACGAGATGCTCAAGCCCACGGCCGAGCAGGTCCTGGACCGGATGAAGGACTTCGACGCGCGGGGGCGCACCTCATGA
- a CDS encoding SCO6745 family protein, with protein sequence MSEKTLEPVETARVRQLWHLLEPFHALLYFAPEVEEEMAALGYGTEDRWPAYFPLRAAPLGEAGAERVTSAFYSFSPRMVARHMKGVWDIAGPREVLAARLRGIGHAYRAILGDGVEGPGMAEAAALARRAAESAGTEGRPLAAANAELPWPDAPHLQLWHAATILREHRGDGHLSALLVAGLDPVESLVSFAAIGAASVERFESRGWSREEWTAARERLTVRGLVEPDGTATGEGRALRRRVEEHTDRLAAAPWQSLGRADADRLADLLGDHWVAVLSSGLLPSESTLGIGKA encoded by the coding sequence ATGTCCGAGAAGACGCTGGAACCGGTGGAGACAGCCCGCGTACGCCAGCTCTGGCACCTGCTGGAGCCGTTCCACGCTCTGCTCTATTTCGCACCCGAGGTGGAGGAGGAGATGGCCGCGCTCGGGTACGGCACGGAGGACCGCTGGCCCGCGTACTTCCCGCTGCGCGCGGCCCCGTTGGGAGAGGCCGGCGCCGAGCGGGTGACCTCCGCCTTCTACAGCTTCAGCCCGCGCATGGTCGCCCGGCACATGAAGGGGGTGTGGGACATCGCCGGCCCCCGCGAAGTGCTGGCGGCCCGCCTGCGCGGCATCGGCCATGCCTACCGGGCCATACTCGGAGACGGTGTCGAGGGGCCCGGTATGGCCGAGGCCGCCGCCCTCGCCCGCCGTGCGGCGGAGTCGGCCGGCACCGAGGGCCGCCCCCTCGCGGCGGCCAACGCCGAACTCCCGTGGCCCGACGCCCCGCACCTCCAGCTGTGGCACGCGGCCACCATCCTGCGGGAACACCGGGGCGACGGCCACCTGTCCGCCCTGCTCGTCGCCGGACTCGATCCCGTGGAGTCCCTGGTGTCCTTCGCGGCGATAGGCGCCGCGTCCGTGGAACGCTTCGAAAGCCGAGGCTGGAGTCGAGAGGAATGGACGGCCGCCCGTGAACGCCTGACGGTGCGCGGCCTGGTGGAGCCGGACGGTACGGCCACCGGGGAGGGCCGCGCCCTGCGCCGCCGCGTCGAGGAGCACACCGACCGTCTGGCCGCCGCCCCTTGGCAGTCCCTCGGCCGGGCGGACGCCGACCGCCTGGCCGACCTCCTCGGCGACCACTGGGTCGCGGTCCTCTCCTCCGGTCTGCTGCCCTCCGAATCCACCCTGGGAATAGGCAAGGCATGA
- a CDS encoding ABC transporter permease, whose amino-acid sequence MTVLKTSLRNFLAHKGRMALSAIAVLLSVAFVCGTLVFTDTMNTTFDKLFQVTSSDVTVSAKGASDTGETTSDTGKPPVLPAAVVGRIERAPGVKSAEGTVFSTSVTVVDADKEKLSPTSGAPTIVGNWNANDARTMKITTGAAPQGSGQIMVDADTAKKHHLELGDDIGVITAVGTHRARVSGIATFTVTNPGAAIFYLDTKTAQQALVGRTGVFTNVNVTAAQGVTDARLKRDVSAALGTGYKVQTAKEVADANQQDVKSFLDVMRYAMLGFAGIAFLVGIFLIINTFSMLVAQRTREIGLMRAIGSSRRQVNRSVLIEALLLGVLGSVLGVGAGVGIAVGLMKLMGQIGMHLSTDDLTVAWTTPVAGVVLGVVVTVLAAYLPARRAGKISPMAALRDAGAPADARAGMIRAVIGLVLTGAGAASLAMAAGSDHATTGSAWLGLGIVLSLIGFVVIGPLLASGVVRVLGAIVLRVFGPVGRMAERNALRNPRRTGATGAALMIGLALVACLSVVGSSMVASATDELDKTVGTDFIVQSDNGSVITPQAVDALKSTPGLERVTEYKSLPVTLTTPDGKVSKNASLNAADPSYAEDLRTKTVQGDLADAYGTDSMSVYAGFAKDHGIKLGSRVGVAFKDGRTAKLTVRAITSDEVVVDKGAMYVSIATAKKYVPADKMPLDLLFFATAKEGQQDAAYKALKASLHDYPQYTVRDQTDYKQALKDQIGQLLNLIYGLLALAIIVAVLGVVNTLALSVVERTREIGLMRAIGLSRRQLRRMIRLESVVIALFGALLGLGLGMGWGATAQKLLALQGLKVLEIPWPTIITVFIASAFVGLFAALIPAFRAGRMNVLSAIATE is encoded by the coding sequence ATGACCGTCCTGAAGACCTCCCTGCGCAACTTCCTGGCGCACAAGGGCCGGATGGCGCTCTCCGCGATAGCGGTCCTGCTCTCGGTGGCGTTCGTCTGCGGCACCCTGGTGTTCACCGACACCATGAACACCACCTTCGACAAGCTCTTCCAGGTGACGTCCTCCGACGTCACGGTGAGCGCCAAGGGCGCCTCCGACACCGGGGAGACCACCTCCGACACCGGCAAGCCGCCCGTCCTTCCCGCGGCCGTGGTCGGCAGGATCGAGCGGGCGCCGGGCGTGAAGTCGGCCGAGGGCACCGTGTTCTCCACCTCGGTCACCGTGGTCGACGCCGACAAGGAGAAGCTGTCGCCCACCAGCGGCGCCCCGACCATCGTCGGCAACTGGAACGCCAACGACGCCCGCACCATGAAGATCACCACCGGTGCCGCGCCCCAGGGGTCCGGCCAGATCATGGTCGACGCCGACACCGCCAAGAAGCACCACCTCGAACTCGGCGACGACATCGGGGTCATCACCGCCGTCGGCACGCACCGGGCGCGCGTGTCCGGCATCGCCACCTTCACCGTCACCAACCCCGGCGCGGCGATCTTCTACCTGGACACCAAGACCGCCCAGCAGGCTCTGGTCGGCCGCACCGGCGTCTTCACCAACGTCAACGTCACCGCGGCCCAGGGCGTCACCGACGCCCGCCTCAAGCGGGACGTGAGCGCCGCCCTCGGCACCGGCTACAAGGTGCAGACCGCCAAGGAGGTCGCCGACGCCAACCAGCAGGACGTCAAGAGCTTCCTCGACGTCATGCGCTACGCGATGCTCGGCTTCGCCGGGATCGCGTTCCTGGTCGGCATCTTCCTGATCATCAACACGTTCTCGATGCTGGTCGCCCAGCGCACCCGCGAGATCGGCCTGATGCGGGCCATCGGCTCCTCGCGCCGCCAGGTCAACCGGTCGGTGCTGATCGAGGCCCTGCTGCTCGGCGTCCTCGGCTCCGTGCTGGGAGTCGGCGCCGGGGTCGGGATCGCCGTCGGCCTGATGAAGCTCATGGGCCAGATCGGCATGCACCTGTCCACGGACGATCTGACGGTCGCCTGGACCACCCCGGTCGCCGGTGTGGTGCTCGGCGTCGTCGTCACCGTCCTCGCCGCCTATCTGCCGGCCCGCCGCGCGGGCAAGATCTCCCCGATGGCCGCCCTGCGCGACGCGGGAGCCCCGGCCGACGCGCGGGCCGGCATGATCCGCGCGGTCATCGGCCTGGTCCTCACCGGCGCCGGCGCCGCGAGCCTGGCCATGGCCGCCGGCAGCGACCACGCCACGACCGGCTCGGCCTGGCTGGGCCTCGGCATCGTGCTCTCCCTGATCGGCTTCGTGGTGATCGGCCCGCTGCTCGCCTCCGGCGTGGTGCGTGTCCTCGGCGCGATAGTCCTCAGGGTCTTCGGGCCCGTCGGCCGCATGGCCGAGCGCAACGCGCTGCGCAACCCGCGGCGCACCGGCGCGACCGGCGCCGCCCTGATGATCGGCCTCGCCCTGGTGGCCTGCCTGTCCGTGGTCGGCTCGTCCATGGTGGCCTCCGCCACCGACGAGCTCGACAAGACGGTCGGCACGGACTTCATCGTCCAGAGCGACAACGGCTCCGTCATCACCCCGCAGGCCGTCGACGCCCTCAAGAGCACGCCGGGCCTGGAGCGGGTCACCGAGTACAAGAGCCTCCCGGTGACCCTGACCACGCCGGACGGCAAGGTCTCCAAGAACGCGTCCCTCAACGCGGCCGACCCCAGCTACGCCGAGGATCTGCGCACCAAGACCGTCCAGGGCGACCTCGCCGACGCCTACGGCACCGACTCCATGTCCGTCTACGCCGGCTTCGCCAAGGACCACGGCATCAAGCTCGGCTCCCGGGTCGGCGTCGCCTTCAAGGACGGCCGCACCGCGAAGCTGACGGTCCGCGCGATCACCAGCGACGAGGTCGTGGTCGACAAGGGCGCCATGTACGTCTCCATCGCCACCGCGAAGAAGTACGTACCGGCCGACAAGATGCCGCTCGACCTGCTGTTCTTCGCCACCGCCAAGGAGGGGCAGCAGGACGCCGCGTACAAGGCGCTCAAGGCGTCCCTGCACGACTACCCGCAGTACACCGTCCGCGACCAGACCGACTACAAGCAGGCCCTCAAGGACCAGATCGGCCAGCTCCTCAACCTGATCTACGGCCTGCTGGCCCTGGCCATCATCGTCGCCGTCCTCGGCGTGGTGAACACCCTCGCCCTCTCGGTGGTGGAACGCACCCGCGAGATCGGCCTCATGCGAGCCATCGGCCTCTCCCGCCGCCAGCTCCGCCGCATGATCCGCCTGGAGTCGGTGGTGATCGCCCTCTTCGGCGCCCTCCTCGGCCTCGGCCTGGGCATGGGCTGGGGCGCCACGGCCCAGAAGCTCCTGGCGCTCCAGGGGCTGAAGGTCCTGGAGATCCCCTGGCCGACGATCATCACCGTCTTCATCGCCTCGGCCTTCGTGGGGCTGTTCGCGGCGCTGATCCCGGCGTTCAGGGCGGGGCGGATGAATGTGCTGAGCGCGATCGCTACGGAGTAG